ATCCGTCCGCTGTGGTGGACCCGACTCAGAATCCGACTCAGACTGATCCGGCGACAACTCCGACTGACCCTGCTCAGACGACCGATCCGGCCCAGACTCAGACAGACCCTGCTCAGACCCCGACTGATCCGGCTACGACTCCGACGGATCCTGCAACGGATCCCACTGTGACTGACCCGACCGTGACTGACCCGACGACTCCGACCGATCCGGCCACGGACCCGGTTGTGACGGACCCGACTTCTCAGGCTGGCGGTTGCAAGAACATTGTTCGTACGAATATCGTTGCTCCGGCAATGCCGTCCGAACCCAGCGCATCCGGTACTTTCAGCTACTACGGTGCTGAAGTTTCTGGTACGGACCAGTTCAAGTATGGCCGTTTCGAAGCTTGCATGAAGATGGTTTCGATTCCGGGTTCCGTGAGCTCCATGTTCCTTTACTACGATGATTCCTGGAAGAAGGAAGAAGAACCGTGGAACGAAATTGATATTGAAGTTCTCGGCAAGGGCGGTACGATGTGGCAGTCCAACATCATTACCCGCGAAGGCGATCCCTCCATCAAGAACAACACGTCTTCTGAAAGCAAGCCGCTCCATGACTTTGGCTTCGATGCAACTGAAGGCTTCCACCTGTTCGCTATCGTTTGGACTCCGGAATATGTTTCTTGGGAAATCGACAGCGTTGAAGTTCGCCGTGACTCCATTGGCATTACCCGCGGTACTCACGCCGATGCAGACCAGGTTGCCTTCTTGACCGAAGATCAGTCCTTGCGCTTTAACCTGTGGGCATCGAAGAGTGCTGGATGGGTTGGCAAGTTCACTGGCGATGAACTCGCCGATGGTCCGCAGGTGCAGTGGATTGACTACGTCCGTGTGTACTCCTACGACGAAGCTTCCAAGACCTTTACTCAGACCTGGCAGGATGACTTCGATGGCGATGATCTCTCTGACCATTGGACCGCAGGTAACTGGGAAATGGAAAAGGTTATGCTCTCTCGCGACAACGTGATCGTCGAAAATGGCTACTGCAAGATGCTCATGACCCGCGTTGCGGACTAATCTAGAGCCCTAGCGACAATAAACATTTTTTTGTTCTCCTCCATAAATGAAAACGTCCCGGATAAAAATCCGGGGCGTTTTTATATAAAATAAAAACCCGCTCCAAGTGGAGCGGGCTTTAAAGCTTTAACGCGGTCTGTTACAACTCTGTGAGCAACAAAGCCCCGGTTATTAAACCGGGGCGGTTGCGAGAGTGAGCGCCGGTCCAGCACCTGATTGCCGGATTCTAGCGCGAACGGTCTGTTACAGCACGCCGTGGCAAGTACGGCTGATCACGTCGTCCTGCTGTTCCTTCGTGAGCGAGAGGAACTTGACAGCGTAGCCGGAAACGCGGATGGTGAAGTTCGCGTATTCGGGCTTTTCCGGATGTGCCTGAGCGTCGAGCAACTTTTCAACACCGAACACGTTCACGTTCAGGTGGTGTGCGCCCTGGGCGAAGTAACCGTCCATGACGGTGACGAGCTTCTGGGCGCGTTCGTCGTCGCTGTGGCCGAGAGCGTTCGGGCTGATGGTCTGCGTGTTGCTGATGCCGTCAAGAGCGTATTCGTACGGGAGCTTGGCGACAGAGTTGAGCGAGGCCAAGAGACCGTTCTTTTCGGCTCCGTAGCTCGGGTTTGCACCGGGAGCGAACGGGGCGTGAGCCGGACGACCGTCGGGGAGAGCGCCCGTGGCCTTGCCGTAAACAACGTTACTGGTAATGGTAAGAATCGACGTGGTCGGTTCGGCACCGCGGTAGGTGTGGTGCTTCTTGATTTTTGCGATGAATTCCTTGAGGAGCCAGACTGCGATTTCGTCGGCGCGGTCGTCGTCGTTGCCGTACTTCGGGAAGTCGCCTTCGATCTTGAAGTCCTTCACGAGACCGTTTTCGCCGCGAACGACAGAAACCTTGGCGTACTTGATGGCGCAGAGGCTGTCGACCACGTGGCTGAAGCCTGCGATACCCGTTGCAAACGTGCGGCGCACGTCGGTATCGATAAGGGCGAGTTCAGCAGCTTCGTAGTAGTACTTGTCGTGCATGTAGTGGATCAGGTTCAGCGTGTTCACGTAGATACCTGCGAGCCATTCAAGCATGATGTCGTACTTGTGCATCACTTCGTCGTAGTTCAGCACGTCGCCGGTGATCGGAGCGAGTTCCGGACCAATCTGCATGCCGGGCACGAGGCCGGCTTCTTCATCCTTACCGCCGTTGATAGCGTAGAGGAGAGCCTTGGCGAGGTTTGCACGAGCGCCGAAGAACTGCATTTCCTTACCGGTCTGCGTTGCGGACACGCAGCAGCAAATGCTGTAGTCGTCACCCCATACCGGGCGCATCACGTCGTCGTTTTCATACTGGATCGAGCTGGTCGTCACAGAAATAAAGGCGGCGTATTCCTTGAAGTTTTCAGGGAGGCGCTTGGTGTAGAGAACGGTGAGGTTGGGTTCCGGAGACGGGCCCATGTTTTCGAGAGTGTGCAAGAAACGGAAGTCGTTCTTGGTGACCATCGGGCGGCCATCCTGGCCCATACCGCCGACTTCGAGGGTGGCCCACACCGGGTCACCGCTGAAGAGCTGGTTGTAAGATTCAATACGTGCGAACTTGACCATGCGGAACTTCATGACCATGTGGTCCACGAGTTCCTGGGCTTCGCTTTCAGTGAGCGTGCCGTTCTTGAGATCGCGTTCGATATAAATGTCGAGGAAGGTCGAAATACGGCCAACGCTCATGGCGGCACCGTTCTGCGTCTTGATGGCAGAGAGGTAACCGAAGTAGAGCCACTGGAAGGCTTCGCGGGCGTTCGTTGCCGGCTTCGAAATGTCGAAACCGTAGCTCTGGGCCATCACCTTCATGGCCTTAAGGGCCTTAATCTGTTCGGCGACTTCTTCGCGGAGGCGAATCACGTCGTCGGTCATGGTGCCGTCACCCACGTGGGCGAGGTCGTTCTGCTTCTGCTGGATGATGTAGTCGATACCGTAAAGGGCTACGCGGCGGTAGTCACCCACGATACGGCCACGACCGTAAGTGTCCGGAAGACCGGTCAGCAAGTGAGCCTTGCGCACGGCACGAATTTCCGGAGTGTAGCAGTCGAACACAGCCTGGTTGTGGGTTTTGTGGTAGTCGGTAAAGATCTTGTGGAGGTCTGCGCTCGGCTTGTAGCCGTACTGCAGGCAAGATTCTTCGGCCATCTTGATGCCGCCAAACGGCATGAAGGCGCGCTTCAGCGGCTTGTCGGTCTGGAGACCCACGACCTTTTCCAAGTCCTTGAGGCTTTCGTTGATGTAGCCGGGCTTGTGGCTCGTGATGCTCGAAACGATATCGGTGTCCATATCGAGCACGCCGCCCTTCTTGCGTTCTTCGGCCTGCAGCTTCTGGAGTTCACCCCAGAGCTTTTCGGTGGCGTCTGTCGGGCCTGCCAAAAATTCCTTGCCGCCTTCGTATGCGGTGTAGTTGCGTTGAATAAAGTCGCGTACGTTAATCTCTTCTTGCCAACGTCCGCCCTCAAAGCCTTTCCATGCTTCGCTCATGATTTTCCTTCTTTGCTCGGCTGGCCAACGCCATAAATTCAGACAGCCGAGTCTTTCTTTT
The genomic region above belongs to uncultured Fibrobacter sp. and contains:
- the pflB gene encoding formate C-acetyltransferase, yielding MSEAWKGFEGGRWQEEINVRDFIQRNYTAYEGGKEFLAGPTDATEKLWGELQKLQAEERKKGGVLDMDTDIVSSITSHKPGYINESLKDLEKVVGLQTDKPLKRAFMPFGGIKMAEESCLQYGYKPSADLHKIFTDYHKTHNQAVFDCYTPEIRAVRKAHLLTGLPDTYGRGRIVGDYRRVALYGIDYIIQQKQNDLAHVGDGTMTDDVIRLREEVAEQIKALKAMKVMAQSYGFDISKPATNAREAFQWLYFGYLSAIKTQNGAAMSVGRISTFLDIYIERDLKNGTLTESEAQELVDHMVMKFRMVKFARIESYNQLFSGDPVWATLEVGGMGQDGRPMVTKNDFRFLHTLENMGPSPEPNLTVLYTKRLPENFKEYAAFISVTTSSIQYENDDVMRPVWGDDYSICCCVSATQTGKEMQFFGARANLAKALLYAINGGKDEEAGLVPGMQIGPELAPITGDVLNYDEVMHKYDIMLEWLAGIYVNTLNLIHYMHDKYYYEAAELALIDTDVRRTFATGIAGFSHVVDSLCAIKYAKVSVVRGENGLVKDFKIEGDFPKYGNDDDRADEIAVWLLKEFIAKIKKHHTYRGAEPTTSILTITSNVVYGKATGALPDGRPAHAPFAPGANPSYGAEKNGLLASLNSVAKLPYEYALDGISNTQTISPNALGHSDDERAQKLVTVMDGYFAQGAHHLNVNVFGVEKLLDAQAHPEKPEYANFTIRVSGYAVKFLSLTKEQQDDVISRTCHGVL
- a CDS encoding family 16 glycosylhydrolase, with product MKTKFLLPIIALGLLAACGDESSSHTPVASDPSAVVDPTQNPTQTDPATTPTDPAQTTDPAQTQTDPAQTPTDPATTPTDPATDPTVTDPTVTDPTTPTDPATDPVVTDPTSQAGGCKNIVRTNIVAPAMPSEPSASGTFSYYGAEVSGTDQFKYGRFEACMKMVSIPGSVSSMFLYYDDSWKKEEEPWNEIDIEVLGKGGTMWQSNIITREGDPSIKNNTSSESKPLHDFGFDATEGFHLFAIVWTPEYVSWEIDSVEVRRDSIGITRGTHADADQVAFLTEDQSLRFNLWASKSAGWVGKFTGDELADGPQVQWIDYVRVYSYDEASKTFTQTWQDDFDGDDLSDHWTAGNWEMEKVMLSRDNVIVENGYCKMLMTRVAD